Genomic DNA from bacterium:
GTAGAAATCGCCCATGCGGTAGAGCAGGATGCGGTCCGGATGCTCGCGCTTGATCCGGTGGTACTGCTCCATCATGGGGGTCGGGCCGCCGCGCGGACGGCTCATCGGCGCGCCCCGCTCTCCGCCGCGTTCGCCGGCGCCGGGCGGAAGAGGACGTAGTCCAGCCCGTAGCGCAGGCGCAGCTGCTCCCCCAGCGCGCGCGCCTCCGTCTCGCTCGCGAAGGCCGGCGAGCAGACCCGGTAGAGCGTCTGGCCGCCCTGCAGACCGGGGACGAGTTCGGCCGCCTGGCCGTAGGCCTGGATGGCCGAGAGCAGCCGCCGCGCGCCCGGGGCCTCCTGGAAGACGCCCCACTGCACCCGCAGGTCGGTTCCCCGGGCGGCGCTCGGCGCGGCGCCCTCCGGTGCGGCGCCGGCGCGCGGCGCGCTCTCGGGCAGCCCCTGCATCAGCTCGAGGGCCGCCGGCGCGAAGACCGCACCGGGTTCCCGCCGGAGGAGGTCGCCGAGCACCTGGCGCGCCCGCGCCGTCTCGCCGAGGGCCTGGGCGACGCGCGCGCGCCAGTAGAGCGACTCCGCGTCGTCGGCGGCGAAGGCCTCCCGCCAGCGCTCGCGCTCCAAACTGCTCCAGGTCGCGGGCTTGCTGGTGAGCGCGAGCAGGAGGCCGAGACTCGGCGAGAGGTCGCGCCGCCGGGCCAGGAGCCGAAGGGCCGCGCTGCCCTCGCCCTGGCTGAGCAGGGCGCGACCCAGCCGCTCGGCCTCCGCGTCCGCGAGCCGCTCGACGTCCCCCACGCCCAGCTCCCGGGTCAGCGCCTGGTAGAAGCCGGCGGCGAAGCGGTAGTCGCGCGCCTCGGCGGGCGGCAGCTTCCCCACGGAGACGCCGGCGGCCCGCGGTGGGGTCGGCCAGGGACCGGCGGCGGCGGGGACCGCCAGGGCGAGCAGGAGGCAGCCGGCGACCAGCCGCGCTGGGCGCCGTCCGCCCCCGCCCCCACCCTCAGCGGGTGCGCTGGACACGGGGCTCCTCGCGCACGGGCTCGTAGCTCTTGAAGGCGTGGCAGGCCGGGCAGTACCAGCGGGGACGGGCGTGCTCGACGCCGCAGGTCCGGCAGCGATGGGTCGTGACGCGCGGCGCCGCCTCGCCCGCCCAGCGCTCCAGCCAGCGCCGCGCCCGCTCGGGCTGCTCCCAGTCCAGGAGCAGCGCCGCCGCCCGCCCCGCGGTGGCCGCATCGGCCTCGAGGCCCGGGTCGAGCAGGTGGGCCGCCTCGTCGCGGCGCCCGCGCTTCTGGAGAATGCGCGCGAGCGCGAAGCGCGCCGGCCAGAAGTCGGCGTCCCGGCTGAGCACCTCCTGATAGACGAACTGGATCTCGTGATAGCGTCCGAGATCGAAGAACTGCTTCTCCATGCGCTGGTAGTCGTCCTCCGAGCCCGGCTGCGCCGTGAGGGCGAGGCGCTGGAGGCCGTCGGCGGCCTCCTGTTCCCTGCCCTCGCGGAGAGCGAGGTCGACGGACAGGCGCAGAGCGGGCAGGCAGTCGGGTTCGAGCTTGAGGGCTTCCTCGATGGCCTTGCCCGCCTCGCGCTGGCGCTGCTCGGCGAGGAAGCGCCGCGCCAGCTCGCTGTGCAGGATGGCCAGCTCGTCGGCGCGGCTCGCGCCCTCCAGCTTGTGCGCGCGCTTGAGCGCCTGCTCGGCGCGCTCGCCGTCGAGCTTGCGCAGATAGACCTGACAGAGGCGGCGGTAGATGGCCGGATCGCGCGCGTCGAGCTTGCGCAGTTCGTCCAGCTGCGTGAGGGCGTCGTCCCAGCGACCGGCGGCGAGGTAGTCCTCGGCCAGGCCGCGCAGGATACGCTGGCGAACGGCCGGGCTCCAGTTCGTGTTCACGGCCAGGGAGCGGTGCAGGTGGATCGCCTTCTTGAGCTGCCCTTCGGCGCGCGAGAGCTCGGCGAGGCGCAGGTAGGCATCGACGCCGCCCTGGCCGTGCTGGACCGCGGCCTGCAGCTCGCCCAGCGCCCGGCCGGTGTCGCCGTCGGCGAGGGCCTCCAGCGCGGCGACGTGGTGGTCGGTGATGGGCAGCTTCGGCTTCGCCCCCCGCTGCCGGCGGTAGACGATCAGGCCCACCACGAGGACGACGAGCGTGATGGGCAGCAGCCAGCCGATGTCCGTCACGGCAGGCGCAGCCCCGCGTCATAACCGCTGCCCGTGTCCGACAGCTCGTCCAGCGGCAAGTTGCGCAGGTCGCGCAGCTCGCGGTCCTTGTTCTCGCTCTGGCGGCGGAGCCGGCGGATCTCCGCGCGCAGGCGCCACTCGCGGGCGATCGAAAAGAGGTAGTAGAAGAGCACGCCGAACAGGAAGAAGGTCACCATCACCAGCGGCAGCGGGCTGTTGTCGATCACGTTCGCGTCGCCGAACCAGTACTGCACGCGTACTTCCTCGGTGGCATTGAGGCTCCAGAGCACGAGCATCAGGGCGAGCGCGACGACGAAGAAGAACCGCTGCAGGATCCACATGCTCAGCCTCCCGGGGCGGCGTCCGCCAGGTCGGCGAGCAGGCTGGTCCCCGCGATCGCCGTCGGTCGGACACGGATCTTCATCCCGATGCGCAGGTCGGGGCGGGCCTCAACGATCACCCGCAGATTGTTGCGGGTGCGTCCGCGCAGGCGAGTTTCGTCCTTTTTGCTGGGTTCATCAAGCAGTATCTCCAGCTCGCGGCCGAGCTGCGCGGCGAGCACGGCCTGCGTCTGCCGGTCCTGCGCAGCGCTCAGGCGCGCGAGGCGCTCCTCCTTCACCGCGGCCGGCAGCTCCGCGCCGCCCCGGCGCGAGGCGAGCGTGCCCTCGCGCGGCGAGTACTTGAACATGAAGGCCGCGCTGAAGCCCTGCCGCTCCACGACGTCCAGGGTCGCCTGGAAGTCGGCCTC
This window encodes:
- a CDS encoding SPOR domain-containing protein, whose amino-acid sequence is MSSAPAEGGGGGGRRPARLVAGCLLLALAVPAAAGPWPTPPRAAGVSVGKLPPAEARDYRFAAGFYQALTRELGVGDVERLADAEAERLGRALLSQGEGSAALRLLARRRDLSPSLGLLLALTSKPATWSSLERERWREAFAADDAESLYWRARVAQALGETARARQVLGDLLRREPGAVFAPAALELMQGLPESAPRAGAAPEGAAPSAARGTDLRVQWGVFQEAPGARRLLSAIQAYGQAAELVPGLQGGQTLYRVCSPAFASETEARALGEQLRLRYGLDYVLFRPAPANAAESGARR
- a CDS encoding tetratricopeptide repeat protein, whose product is MTDIGWLLPITLVVLVVGLIVYRRQRGAKPKLPITDHHVAALEALADGDTGRALGELQAAVQHGQGGVDAYLRLAELSRAEGQLKKAIHLHRSLAVNTNWSPAVRQRILRGLAEDYLAAGRWDDALTQLDELRKLDARDPAIYRRLCQVYLRKLDGERAEQALKRAHKLEGASRADELAILHSELARRFLAEQRQREAGKAIEEALKLEPDCLPALRLSVDLALREGREQEAADGLQRLALTAQPGSEDDYQRMEKQFFDLGRYHEIQFVYQEVLSRDADFWPARFALARILQKRGRRDEAAHLLDPGLEADAATAGRAAALLLDWEQPERARRWLERWAGEAAPRVTTHRCRTCGVEHARPRWYCPACHAFKSYEPVREEPRVQRTR
- a CDS encoding LapA family protein; this encodes MWILQRFFFVVALALMLVLWSLNATEEVRVQYWFGDANVIDNSPLPLVMVTFFLFGVLFYYLFSIAREWRLRAEIRRLRRQSENKDRELRDLRNLPLDELSDTGSGYDAGLRLP